Proteins encoded within one genomic window of Fusarium musae strain F31 chromosome 4, whole genome shotgun sequence:
- a CDS encoding hypothetical protein (EggNog:ENOG41) yields MVTLRSQTRAEKASHSSWALLPQEIRRMILEDISSQRRWSCASTVCKEWHAIIASKNLNRLELGGASAEGLETIILQRHLIRRVYLNIQLPLYRCSQCPGYIPPFVPVRLIKEALRKLTKALATWRPTHHITLELNAYSPSDPDHCFKNHLYGFEYENDVNFLEKQIVLHDPVHGWFRGKQVTPPTPAAVHQLFSTIIPKISGKRLSKVPAIKGVVIRRQMRREIDRVALSELLKKFPNLESINYEPWRVLFHIPNSLGSSYDQRWASHMAAAHQISDHFRGFQRTDHGSYSEERELDHYCGIHANRDPPAYKI; encoded by the exons ATGGTGACGCTCCGTAGCCAGACACGAGCTGAGAAGGCCTCCCACTCGAGTTGGGCTCTTCTCCCTCAAGAGATCCGCCGCATGATCCTAGAGGATATCTCTAGTCAAAGACGATGGAGTTGTGCGTCCACTGTCTGTAAAGAATGGCATGCCATTATTGCATCAAAAAATCTTAATCGACTTGAGTTGGGCGGAGCATCCGCCGAAGGCCTGGAAACAATCATTCTGCAAAGGCACCTCATTCGCAGAGTTTACCTCAACATTCAGCTTCCTCTCTATAGATGTAGCCAGTGTCCGGGATATATCCCTCCATTTGTCCCTGTGAGGCTCATCAAAGAGGCACTACGAAAGCTGACCAAAGCGCTCGCAACCTGGAGGCCTACACATCATATAACGTTGGAGCTCAATGCGTACTCACCGTCTGACCCGGATCACTGCTTCAAGAACCATCTTTACGGATTCGAGTACGAAAATGATGTAAATTTTCTTGAGAAGCAGATAGTTTTGCATGATCCAGTCCACGGCTGGTTCAGAGGGAAGCAGGTGACGCCTCCAACGCCAGCAGCTGTTCATCAGCTGTTCAGCACAATCATTCCAAAGATCAGCGGCAAGAGACTCTCAAAAGTTCCAGCAATTAAAGGGGTCGTGATCCGCCGACAGATGCGACGTGAAATCGACCGCGTCGCGCTCTCCGAATTGCTAAAGAAGTTCCCAAATCTCGAGAGTATCAACTACGAGCCGTGGCGGGTTCTGTTCCACATACCAAATTCACTTGGCTCGAGTTATGACCAGA GATGGGCTTCCCACATGGCCGCAGCACATCAGATCAGTGACCATTTTCGAGGATTTCAACGAACAGATCATGGAAGCTACTCGGAGGAACGTGAACTCGACCATTATTGTGGCATCCATGCAAATAGAGACCCGCCGGCATACAAGATATGA
- a CDS encoding hypothetical protein (EggNog:ENOG41), with amino-acid sequence MAPVSAGYAPDLEKYLRSLKGQALESSVESLICLLKRRQIKGSEPCAVATAHILLQVVARSKWFNVDSLIDNVSRIGRRLVEAQPKELVIANIVRRVLGLIRDEAAEDRNEGASETPSDAQITPTDAVPNPDALSHQWPPSTYGKQDSAGDYITNSAKPPPARPGPLSSYSSVNVPKTLFHLLSVSTPGELAPSSQGSPLGLSGASTPSWRAPSAQVHALRSEVIDGIEEIKDEISSVDDQIAALADVQIHPGDYVLIHQPSPTVERFILRAALKRRFTVLIATEPPKKQTPEVPHASFRKKLASAGITVINIMNGGLMAYMSRVDKVILGAHSIVASGGVMADAGATAIARAAKERGRAVIVLGGVYKLSPVNPYSGEHLIEWGDSASFVNFADGNMVNSVEVRTALNEMVPPELIDIYITNLGTHSRDHLSSLIADHYKTEDVDFFQDE; translated from the exons ATGGCCCCTGTTTCTGCAGGCTACGCGCCTGATCTCGAGAAATATCTCAGGTCTCTCAAGGGTCAAGCACTGGAATCCTCTGTTGAGAGCCTCATCTG TCTCCTCAAGCGAAGACAAATCAAGGGCTCTGAGCCCTGCGCCGTCGCTACAGCCCACATTCTACTCCAAGTGGTCGCCCGATCGAAATGGTTCAACGTTGACAGCTTGATCGACAACGTCTCGCGTATTGGTCGTCGCCTGGTCGAGGCTCAGCCCAAAGAGCTCGTTATCGCCAACATTGTGCGCCGAGTTCTAGGCCTCATTCGCGACGAGGCTGCCGAGGATAGAAACGAGGGTGCGAGTGAAACCCCCAGCGACGCCCAGATCACGCCAACCGATGCTGTCCCGAACCCAGATGCCCTGTCACATCAGTGGCCTCCTTCGACATACGGCAAGCAAGATTCTGCCGGAGACTATATCACCAACAGCGCCAAACCCCCACCCGCTCGGCCAGGTCCTCTCTCGTCTTACAGCTCCGTCAACGTGCCTAAGACTCTCTTCCACCTCCTCTCAGTGTCTACACCCGGCGAGCTCGCGCCCAGCAGCCAGGGATCGCCCCTAGGTCTTTCAGGAGCATCAACCCCTTCGTGGAGAGCTCCTTCGGCTCAGGTTCATGCTTTGAGATCAGAGGTTATAGACGGTattgaggagatcaaggatgagatcaGCTCTGTGGACGATCAAATCGCAGCTTTGGCTGATGTTCAAATTCACCCTGGCGACTACGTGCTCATTCACCAACCCTCACCTACAGTCGAGCGATTCATTCTTCGCGCAGCCCTGAAGCGCCGGTTCACAGTTCTCATCGCGACCGAGCCACCGAAAAAGCAGACCCCGGAGGTCCCCCATGCTTCATTCCGTAAGAAGCTTGCTTCCGCTGGTATCACGGtgatcaacatcatgaatGGAGGGTTGATGGCATACATGTCCCGAGTGGACAAGGTCATTCTGGGGGCGCACTCGATTGTCGCCAGTGGTGGTGTTATGGCCGATGCTGGCGCGACAGCCATTGCTCGAGCCGCAAAGGAGCGAGGACGTGCTGTTATCGTCCTCGGCGGCGTGTACAAACTTAGCCCTGTAAACCCATATAGTGGCGAGCACTTGATTGAGTGGGGAGACTCTGCCAGCTTTGTCAACTTTGCAGATGGGAACATGGTGAACAGTGTCGAGGTTCGGACTGCCCTCAATGAGATGGTTCCTCCGGAGCTGATCGACATATATATCACCAACTT GGGGACACACTCAAGAGATCACTTGTCCAGTCTCATCGCAGATCATTACAAGACGGAGGACGTCGACTTTTTTCAAGATGAGTAA
- a CDS encoding hypothetical protein (EggNog:ENOG41): protein MSLHYLPPVKPSAIALGTAFNHGIELAVLAPIFGQTYQRAKAANTKEEFIRSKEASGAALAWGSSLIGSALQSYGVGALINATGTLSYKGAAYLGSLIFFATSAPGYIAQIFVEKRPLDTVGVSLATKLVETLGLSVFLTWWGTRTNPFE, encoded by the exons ATGTCTCTGCACTATCTCCCCCCCGTCAAGCCCTCTGCCATCGCTCTCGGCACGGCCTTCAACCACGGCATTGAGCTCGCCGTCCTCGCTCCCATCTTCGGCCAGACCTACCAGCGCGCCAAGGCTGCCAACACCAAGGAGGAGTTTATCCGCTCTAAGGAGGCTTCCGGTGCTGCTCTAGCCTGGGGCTCTTCCCTCATCGGCTCTGCTCTTCAGTCTTATGGTGTCGGTGCTCTCATCAACGCCACTGGTACCCTGAGCTACAAGGGCGCTGCTTACCTTGGatccctcatcttcttcgctaCCTCTGCTCCCGGC TACATTGCTCAGATCTTCGTAGAGAAGCGACCTCTCGACACCGTCGGCGTCAGCCTGGCTACCAAGCTCGTTGAGACCCTCGGTCTCTCCGTCTTCCTCACCTGGT
- the ARD1 gene encoding N-terminal acetyltransferase A complex catalytic subunit ard1 (EggNog:ENOG41): MDIRLLTNADLPLIQHANLENLPENYFLKYYLYHALSWPQLSYVAVDVSRPKKDPYEYPKIVGYVLAKMEEEPSDGIPHGHITSLSVMRTHRRLGIAEKLMRQSQLAMVETFQAKYVSLHVRVSNAAARHLYENTLGFTNEKTESKYYADGEDAFCMRLDLGGIKKQVDEALAEEEEEAEDEGEAVGEVGRDPEAGKDKDKTKKMKVAVGRSLGVGSLVEKDDSKH; the protein is encoded by the exons ATGGATATCCGCCTCCTCACAAACGCAGACTTGCCCCTCATTCAGCACGCAAACCTCGAGAACCTCCCCGAAAACTACTTCCTCAAGTACTACCTCTACCATGCCCTCTCATGGCCTCAACTGAGCTACGTCGCCGTTGATGTCTCGCGACCCAAGAAGGACCCCTACGAGTACCCCAAGATTGTCGGATATGTCCTCGCtaagatggaggaggagcctTCAGACGGCATTCCACATGGACACATCACGAGTCTGAGCGTCATGAGAACACACCGAAGACTGGGTATTGCCGAGAAGTTGATGCGCCAAAGCC AACTGGCCATGGTCGAGACATTCCAGGCAAAATACGTCTCACTCCACGTCCGTGTCTCCAACGCCGCAGCCCGCCACCTCTACGAAAACACCCTCGGCTTCACCAACGAGAAGACCGAGTCCAAATACTACGCCGACGGCGAGGACGCCTTCTGCATGCGCCTAGATCTCGGAGGCATCAAGAAGCAAGTCGACGAGGCCCttgcagaggaagaggaagaagccgaGGACGAGGGCGAAGCCGTGGGTGAGGTTGGCCGTGATCCTGAAGCcggcaaggacaaggacaagacgaagaagatgaaggttgCAGTGGGGAGAAGCTTGGGCGTCGGTTCGTTGGTGGAAAAGGATGACTCGAAGCATTaa
- a CDS encoding hypothetical protein (EggNog:ENOG41) yields MTAPSPAMDSSTSRNNPPYLTTGQAPATADDAPPPPYSETDIYSTSSQPPHSPHAGSVAGSGYGPAAPGDDTASRMSSTSTTEPIFTPPLTPRTESNANATTPTTHEIPLSPSVALYFETRPVPTSASQWEPQIHTITVKPNSVPDDIPYPENWATSYDITAQDWATFVNFLLPDHDSVRNEAILGEKGKSEDGSDIKSSFGGDGSVKLERHTTDPNELRRKRAEVEAIVQQWNSGFFAPRNVMVRLQPEEQSHMPGGWETTFDDPPVQLPPQAGPSSPRDAMPQRRPSGWTGSWGGFQVDNDSVRWGDRFVADSNGLRIGNIVMDSRGIRMNGQPVGAPFGPGPSQPPLPNARNMPPFMPGHPAWHQGPPEAHTFPQRGRAASHDHQRRRSRSSSSSSSSSSNSSSSSESIGSLPDYDDLKDQQLPVYIARLQQWTANPLEVRSKADIKQLKAELKASNTNGIAPNIDRKALKMQGKALSQQWKTLKRQQKRERRDRKRDLKKKKRAEKRERRQQKREMKAARRDHRRGQRGRGHVETPPVPAVPPFQVPPVHVPAVNVHVPPVNVPGVRVPPPALGGCGWSGRGAGRGDRGHHNRGRGRGWGGCESQGPWSRSRGGFQGGWPNHCSFGSPGRGGFFGGGEWPSRSGEGPPGSWPADANKDGSIPPPGAASAAKYDTVSGIETEIATKQKDMEAKEITLSERRALEKEIEALTETMERTRLEADEAYARELAEQLDG; encoded by the coding sequence ATGACAGCTCCATCACCAGCCATGGACTCTTCTACCAGCAGAAACAATCCCCCATATCTCACAACGGGTCAGGCCCCAGCAACAGCTGACGATGCGCCACCGCCTCCATACTCAGAGACTGATATCTACTCTACCTCTTCTCAGCCCCCGCACTCACCGCATGCTGGCTCCGTCGCCGGCTCCGGGTACGGCCCCGCAGCTCCCGGTGATGATACCGCCTCCCGCATGTCCTCGACTTCAACTACAGAACCCATCTTCACTCCGCCACTCACACCTCGCACCGAATCTAATGCCAACGCAACAACGCCTACGACACACGAAATCCCCCTCTCTCCCAGTGTAGCTCTCTACTTTGAGACCCGGCCTGTCCCAACATCAGCGTCTCAATGGGAGCCTCAGATCCACACCATCACTGTGAAGCCGAACTCTGTGCCAGATGATATTCCTTATCCGGAGAATTGGGCGACTTCGTACGATATCACAGCCCAAGATTGGGCCACTTTTGTTAACTTTCTCCTCCCCGACCACGATTCTGTCCGGAACGAGGCTATCTTGGGTGAAAAGGGCAAATCAGAAGATGGCTCAGATATCAAGTCATCTTTTGGTGGCGACGGAAGCGTCAAGTTGGAACGACACACAACTGATCCTAATGAACTACGTCGAAAGCGTGCAGAGGTCGAAGCTATCGTGCAACAGTGGAACTCTGGCTTCTTCGCTCCCCGAAATGTCATGGTAAGGCTTCAGCCCGAGGAGCAATCGCACATGCCAGGAGGATGGGAGACCACATTCGACGATCCTCCAGTGCAACTCCCACCACAGGCTGGACCGTCCTCTCCGAGAGACGCGATGCCTCAGCGCAGGCCTAGCGGCTGGACAGGATCTTGGGGCGGCTTCCAAGTTGACAACGACAGCGTCCGGTGGGGAGACAGATTTGTTGCCGATAGCAATGGGCTTCGTATAGGAAACATTGTCATGGACAGCAGGGGAATTCGCATGAACGGCCAGCCTGTGGGAGCCCCTTTTGGCCCTGGGCCATCCCAACCACCACTTCCGAATGCTCGCAACATGCCCCCTTTTATGCCCGGACACCCAGCATGGCATCAGGGACCTCCTGAAGCCCACACCTTTCCCCAACGAGGGCGAGCAGCTAGCCATGATCACCAAAGACGCCGCTCTcggtcgtcatcttcatcttcttcctcgtcctcaaatTCCTCTTCTAGCTCAGAGTCCATTGGCTCTCTCCCTGACTACGACGATCTCAAGGACCAGCAGCTGCCCGTTTACATCGCCCGTCTACAACAATGGACGGCTAATCCCCTTGAAGTGCGCAGCAAGGCTGATATAAAGCAATTGAAAGCTGAACTTAAAGCCTCGAACACAAATGGCATTGCTCCCAACATCGACCGAAAGGCTCTTAAGATGCAAGGCAAAGCCCTTTCGCAACAATGGAAGACTTTGAAACGTCAACAGAAGAGGGAACGGAGAGATCGAAAGAGAGATcttaagaagaagaaaagggctGAAAAGAGGGAAAGGAGACAGCAAAAGAGGGAGATGAAGGCTGCACGCAGAGATCATAGGAGGGGCCAAAGAGGTCGAGGCCATGTTGAGACACCTCCTGTTCCTGCGGTGCCTCCTTTCCAGGTTCCTCCCGTCCATGTTCCTGCAGTAAATGTTCACGTTCCTCCTGTCAACGTCCCAGGCGTTAGAGTTCCTCCACCAGCTCTCGGTGGCTGCGGGTGGTCAGGCAGAGGAGCCGGCCGAGGAGATCGAGGCCATCATAATCGAGGCAGAGGTCGAGGCTGGGGTGGTTGTGAAAGTCAGGGTCCCTGGAGCAGAAGTCGAGGAGGCTTCCAAGGGGGCTGGCCAAACCACTGTTCGTTCGGATCTCCCGGTCGAGGCGGTTTCTTTGGTGGTGGAGAGTGGCCATCTCGCTCAGGAGAAGGTCCTCCAGGTTCATGGCCAGCAGATGCCAACAAAGATGGCAGTATTCCGCCGCCAGGCGCGGCATCAGCTGCAAAGTACGACACTGTCTCTGGAATAGAGACTGAGATTGCAACAAAGCAAAAGGATATGGAGGCGAAAGAAATAACTTTGAGTGAGCGCAGGGCGCTGGAaaaggagattgaggctcTTACGGAAACGATGGAGAGAACGAGGCTCGAAGCTGACGAGGCTTATGCTCGGGAGTTGGCTGAACAACTTGATGGCTAA
- a CDS encoding hypothetical protein (EggNog:ENOG41), translated as MSSQAAKAASNVVSIAKVRLMNKPPNPMPPNGPSTAAPTTSVVQKQTLQSTGIWEAFRRFMAIDPERSNGVPLNPHFRNPPPGANPPLEYDDPVTLPAGDIADNPYWKRDNRRNYPQLSVVNQSQFAQLLTVGSAAAPKVELIGEAGEKQLVAVKQESETGLAKALEKATDATKDVFVNGMPPLPSGQTLATGKWDVHKYEVTETSYGEGYVVDAGKL; from the exons ATGTCGTCCCAAGCGGCCAAAGCCGCCAGCAACGTGgtcagcatcgccaaggtACGACTCATGAACAAACCTCCGAACCCAATGCCTCCCAACGGCCCCTCGACCGCAGCCCCTAC GACCTCTGTCGTACAGAAGCAAACCCTCCAGTCGACGGGCATCTGGGAGGCCTTCCGTCGCTTCATGGCCATCGATCCTGAGCGATCCAACGGTGTCCCTCTGAACCCTCACTTCCGAAACCCTCCACCCGGCGCCAACCCTCCTCTCGAGTACGACGACCCAGTTACGCTGCCCGCAGGCGACATCGCCGACAACCCCTACTGGAAGCGCGACAACCGCCGAAACTACCCCCAGCTTAGCGTCGTCAACCAATCCCAGTTCGCCCAGCTCCTCACTGTCGGCAGCGCTGCGGCTCCCAAGGTCGAGCTCATCGGTGAAGCTGGTGAGAAGCAGCTCGTGGCTGTCAAGCAGGAATCCGAGACTGGTTTGGCAAAGGCTCTCGAGAAGGCGACCGACGCGACCAAGGATGTGTTCGTTAATGGTATGCCTCCTCTGCCCAGTGGCCAGACCTTGGCAACTGGAAAGTGGGATGTACACAAGTATGAGGTGACAGAGACATCTTATGGTGAAGGGTACGTTGTAGACGCTGGTAAATTGTGA
- a CDS encoding hypothetical protein (EggNog:ENOG41~BUSCO:EOG09263F3I): MNSLNILTARVSPPPSPTQSRSNSIGGGPIGTIGLASEDQHGDDRLSGHETESFAQDTIDESRFTEKPADESTPLLNDTGDSQKRSSWWHSIPRRFASSIIGSIRWVLATLASPGVYLIACFYDEYGNFAPFTQLGKLFGLHGPRHKIMEESENVSEKDYGRTTGYRKLAPRPRPVSSSSTSSGLSSESESDGSRSGSLSRHARSKSLQPAEETGPTRRSIRIKLNSDEDLRQRKHRKTQSAVARTKASDLGGGDLSAHLKSPTSPIAALTKYPKTPAPPRPLIPRRQPSYINLEPPTSPQKTLILDLDETLIHSMSKGGRMSTGHMVEVRLNTTYVGVGGQTSIGPQHPILYWVNKRPYCDEFLRRVCKWYNLVVFTASVQEYADPVIDWLEAERKYFSARYYRQHCTFRQGAFIKDLSSVESDLSKVMILDNSPLSYLFHQGKLPQPDFGGKTVNIRLSDNAIPIQGWINDPTDTDLMHLVPLLEGLQYVHDVRALLALRGGEDGQHMA, encoded by the coding sequence ATGAACTCCCTCAACATCCTAACGGCCCGCGTATCGCCGCCCCCAAGTCCAACTCAATCTCGATCGAACAGCATAGGAGGAGGTCCCATTGGTACAATTGGATTGGCCTCCGAAGACCAGCACGGCGACGACAGACTCTCCGGTCACGAGACCGAATCCTTTGCCCAGGATACTATCGACGAATCGCGATTCACCGAAAAGCCGGCTGACGAGAGTACACCATTGCTCAACGACACAGGCGACAGCCAAAAACGAAGTTCATGGTGGCACTCTATCCCTCGACGCTTTGCTTCCAGCATTATTGGTTCTATTAGATGGGTTCTTGCGACACTGGCATCTCCAGGTGTCTATCTCATTGCATGTTTCTATGACGAATACGGCAACTTCGCACCCTTTACACAGCTCGGAAAACTATTTGGATTGCACGGACCTCGACATAAGATCATGGAAGAATCTGAAAATGTTTCTGAAAAAGACTATGGCAGGACTACAGGATATAGGAAGCTAGCACCAAGACCGAGGCCCgtatcatcgtcatcgacgTCATCAGGCCTCTCATCGGAATCGGAATCGGATGGATCGCGGTCTGGCAGTCTCAGTCGACACGCACGATCAAAGTCACTACAGCCTGCAGAGGAAACCGGTCCGACGAGAAGGTCAATTcgcatcaagctcaacagcgACGAAGATCTCAGGCAGCGGAAGCATAGGAAAACGCAATCGGCAGTCGCGCGAACAAAGGCTAGTGATTTGGGCGGCGGCGACCTCTCGGCGCATCTGAAATCTCCCACTTCCCCCATTGCAGCGCTCACCAAGTACCCTAAGACACCGGCACCACCTCGACCTTTGATCCCACGCAGGCAGCCGTCATATATCAACCTCGAACCACCGACGAGCCCGCAGAAGACCCTGATTCTAGATCTAGACGAAACCTTGATACACAGCATGTCCAAGGGCGGCAGGATGAGTACCGGACACATGGTTGAAGTGCGCTTGAACACAACATATGTGGGGGTTGGTGGGCAGACATCGATTGGACCGCAGCATCCGATTCTATACTGGGTTAACAAGCGACCGTATTGCGACGAGTTTTTGAGGAGGGTATGCAAGTGGTACAACCTGGTTGTTTTCACGGCATCGGTGCAGGAGTACGCAGATCCAGTGATTGACTGGCTGGAGGCGGAGAGGAAGTATTTCTCGGCGCGATACTATCGCCAGCACTGCACGTTCCGGCAAGGCGCTTTCATCAAGGACCTCAGTTCGGTCGAGTCAGACCTGAGCAAGGTCATGATTCTGGACAACAGTCCGTTGAGTTATCTGTTTCACCAAGGTAAGCTGCCTCAGCCGGATTTCGGAGGGAAGACTGTTAACATTCGTTTGTCAGACAATGCGATTCCCATCCAGGGGTGGATCAATGATCCGACGGATACAGACTTGATGCATTTGGTGCCGCTGCTGGAGGGTCTGCAGTATGTTCATGATGTTAGGGCGTTGTTAGCCCTGAGGGGTGGTGAAGATGGTCAACATATGGCATAA
- a CDS encoding hypothetical protein (EggNog:ENOG41) — MALPLTGKLAIVTGASRGIGLSITKALAARGANLVLAYTSASSADSTAKLASELSSKHSIKVVPVQADLGTVSGPASLISQAADAFSPLRIDILVNNAGVAYNDKVPDIKPEDFTKSYNVNVLGPLLLVQAAHPYLPTDRSGRIINLSSVSASLGFVGQSVYGGTKAALEAMTRTWAREFSERATVNAINPGPVRSEMYSRNSDEFKRLIKPFIQNAPLMAARPGIDDPEVVEEAKTAGGRAGEADEIAGIVAMLASPESAWCTGQVICANGGMIFDSSDPFEDVLNLEERFYSEGYQQGIKDGVQAGRIEGRSFGMQKGFEKFLESGRLASKAIVWANRIPRNGGTTSGEACTLPPLPKNARLEKNINTLYALVEPDTLSTENSDDAVQDFDDRVKRAQGKAKIVEKMAGSGGRETSGASPAA, encoded by the exons ATGGCTCTTCCTCTTACTGGCAAGCTTGCCATTGTCACTGGTGCTTCTCGGG GCATTGGCCTGTCCATTACCAAAGCCCTTGCTGCCCGAGGCGCAAACCTCGTCCTCGCCTACACATCAGCCAGCTCTGCTGATTCAACAGCTAAGCTTGCTTCTGAGCTGTCCTCCAAGCATTCTATCAAGGTCGTTCCCGTGCAAGCAGACCTCGGCACAGTGTCAGGTCCTGCTTCGCTCATTTCTCAAGCTGCCGATGCCTTCAGCCCCCTGCGCatcgacatcctcgtcaacaatGCGGGTGTTGCTTACAATGACAAGGTCCCTGACATCAAGCCTGAGGACTTCACAAAGAGCTACAACGTCAACGTACTtggccctcttcttctcgtccagGCCGCACACCCTTACCTACCCACAGACCGCTCCGGCCGTATCATCAACCTTAGCAGTGTAAGCGCAAGTCTCGGTTTTGTTGGCCAGAGTGTCTACGGCGGCACCAAGGCTGCTCTCGAGGCTATGACACGAACTTGGGCTCGTGAGTTCAGCGAGAGAGCTACCGTCAACGCCATCAATCCTGGTCCCGTCCGCTCTGAGATGTACTCCCGCAACTCAGACGAGTTCAAACGCCTCATCAAGCCTTTCATCCAGAATGCGCCTCTCATGGCTGCTCGTCCTGGCATTGACGATCCCGAGGTCGtcgaggaggccaagactgCCGGCGGCCGAGCaggtgaagctgatgagattgcTGGCATCGTCGCTATGCTTGCTAGCCCTGAGAGTGCTTGGTGCACTGGTCAAGTCATTTGCGCCAACGGCGGTATGATCTTTG ACTCCTCTGATCCCTTCGAGGATGTCCTCAACCTCGAAGAGCGATTTTACTCAGAAGGCTACCAACAAGGCATCAAAGACGGCGTTCAGGCTGGTCGGATTGAAGGACGATCTTTTGGTATGCAAAAGGGCTTTGAGAAGTTCCTCGAAAGTGGCCGTCTTGCCAGTAAAGCTATCGTATGGGCGAACCGAATACCACGCAACGGCGGTACTACCTCAGGAGAGGCTTGCACATTACCACCACTACCCAAGAATGCAAGACTGGAGAAGAACATCAACACTCTGTATGCTCTCGTAGAGCCAGATACACTTTCGACGGAGAACTCGGATGATGCGGTTCAAGATTTCGATGACCGGGTGAAACGGGCACAAGGAAAGGCCAAGATTGTCGAAAAGATGGCTGGCAGTGGTGGAAGAGAGACATCAGGAGCATCACCAGCAGCCTGA